The Syntrophorhabdaceae bacterium sequence TTGCTCACCAGGGTGAGGACCACGCCTTGCCTCGCCTCTTCTGTGCTCAGGATATTCGCCCTTGCCGCCTCGGTGGCCCTCCTCAGGCGTCCCCAGATATCGATCTCCCATGATCCTGTGAAGCCGGCCTGGTACATCGTAGAAGGATTGAAGGGGGTTACGCCCATTGAGCTGTTTTGAGTGGTGCGCTGCCTGCCCCCCTGTCCGGTGGCGCCGATCTGGGGGAAAAGACCCGAACGGGTTACCCAGTAATGACCCACGAATTCTTCCACTCTGGCGGCGGCGATCTTCAGATCATAATTTTGTTTCAATGCCGTCGTGATAAGATCGTCCAGCACCGGATCATTAAATTGTTCCCACCAAAGGGTATCGACGAGGTCCCTGGCGTCCTTCTCATCGAGGCGCCATGCAGAGGGAACGTCCACCGAAGGGCGTCGGTAGTCGGGGCCCATGGCGCAGCCGCCGAGTAACACTATACACATCACCATCAGGACGAACTTACGCATGGTCTCCTCCCTCTTTCTCCGTACTCCCCGTTCCCGGTGGTTGTGCCTTGCCGACGCGATGGGAGAGCTTCTCCACTACATAAAAAGTCACCGGAATAAGGAAGATGGCTATTGCGGTGGCCGCCAGCATTCCGCCTATTACCGCCGTGCCCATTACCTGGCGCGACAGCGCTCCCGCACCGCTTGCCGTTGCCAGGGGGATACATCCGAGGATAAAGGCAAAAGATGTCATCAGGATAGGCCTCAACCGCAGCCTTGCGCCGTAGAGGGCCGCCTCCACAAGGGCCGTTCCTTTCTCATATTCCGTTTTTGCGAATTCCACGATGAGAATGGCGTTTTTCGCCGCGAGCCCGATTAGCATCACGAGACCGATCTGGGCATATACGTTGTTCTCCTGACCTCGGACGAGGAGGCCGAGGAAAGCGCCCATGACCGCTATAGGAGTGCCGAGGAGCACGGAAAAAGGCAATGACCAACTCTCGTACTGCGCCGCAAGGATGAGGAAGACGCAGAACAGGGAGAAGGCGAAGATAGCCGACGCCGGAATGCCCTCCTGGGCCTTTTTCTCCTGGTACGACATGCCCTGGTAATCAAATCCCATCTCTCGGGGCATGGTCTGGGCGAAGGTCTCTTCAAGGGCCTTCATGGCCTGGCCGGAACTGTATCCCGGCGCAGCGCTCCCGAAGATCTGGGCGGCCCGGTATTGGTTATAGCGCATGGTGAATTCCGGCCCCAATATATTTTTTATGG is a genomic window containing:
- a CDS encoding efflux RND transporter permease subunit — translated: IKNILGPEFTMRYNQYRAAQIFGSAAPGYSSGQAMKALEETFAQTMPREMGFDYQGMSYQEKKAQEGIPASAIFAFSLFCVFLILAAQYESWSLPFSVLLGTPIAVMGAFLGLLVRGQENNVYAQIGLVMLIGLAAKNAILIVEFAKTEYEKGTALVEAALYGARLRLRPILMTSFAFILGCIPLATASGAGALSRQVMGTAVIGGMLAATAIAIFLIPVTFYVVEKLSHRVGKAQPPGTGSTEKEGGDHA